Proteins from a single region of Hordeum vulgare subsp. vulgare chromosome 6H, MorexV3_pseudomolecules_assembly, whole genome shotgun sequence:
- the LOC123406358 gene encoding subtilisin-like protease: MASLANLLVSLLLIATFSFSFAPIRCYVNRADVRVQHGANNKSAHHTYIVLVKPPPSPSPSNVDEDTYQNWYESFLPKSRGGDSGKSRIVHSYTEVFSGFAASLTDRELNALAKSPGFVRAFRDQTRHLMTTYTPKFLGLRNGTELWSNTGYGKGVIIGLLDSGIYAEHPSFDGENIAPPPARWKGSCKATRCNNKLIGAQSFIEDDDDPSDQQGHGTHTSSTAAGNFVVDASYHGMGAGTASGVAPGAHIAMYKVCADGDCDDSAIVAGIDAAIKDGVDVLSLSLGHIGSLRFDEDPVAISTFRAISKGIVVVCTGGNEGPDSHSVSNDAPWLLTVGASSVDRSFDIDVSLSNGKSIHGEGLSQVAKPRSKMHPLLYSQERGKCDYMGNHVVSEKIVVCESDTTHENIDDIMSAGAAGVVLLNYESYGYTIALEEYNSSVAQVSANDGAVLRAYATSRSSPTGAIFSYHNTSLGVHPAPVVASFSSRGPSIAIPGVLKPDILAPGLNILAAWPPETDSIPGPFNIMSGTSMAAPHVSGVAALIKSLHPGWSPAAIKSAILTTADAVNSTGGSILDEDHKKADAYAKGAGHVNPARAADPGLVYDLGVVDYAGYICWLHGDQGLATVVHDSRLSCAKLPKVADVQLNYPTITVPLKPTTFAVNRTVTNVGPPASTYTVKLDVPKSLNVHVTPNKLVFSKAGEKRTFTVSVSGRGVVHGQGHVEGSLSWVSAKHVVRSPIVAVPNLPESPPPLEKKGLGLGVNV, translated from the coding sequence ATGGCATCATTGGCCAACCTCTTAGTATCGCTTCTACTGAttgccaccttctccttctcctttgcaCCCATACGCTGCTATGTTAATCGAGCAGATGTAAGGGTACAACATGGTGCCAACAATAAGTCCGCCCACCACACTTACATTGTGCTCGTTAAGCcaccgccctcgccctcgccctcgaatGTAGATGAAGACACGTACCAAAATTGGTACGAGTCTTTCTTGCCCAAATCACGCGGTGGTGACTCAGGCAAGTCACGCATTGTGCACTCCTACACCGAGGTGTTCAGTGGCTTCGCCGCAAGTCTCACTGATCGGGAGCTCAATGCACTTGCAAAGAGTCCGGGGTTCGTGCGTGCGTTTAGGGACCAAACGCGACACCTCATGACCACGTACACTCCAAAGTTCCTTGGGCTCAGAAACGGCACCGAGCTCTGGAGCAACACCGGCTACGGGAAGGGAGTCATCATCGGGTTGCTCGATAGCGGCATCTACGCGGAGCACCCTTCGTTTGATGGTGAAAACATCGCGCCTCCCCCGGCAAGGTGGAAGGGATCATGCAAGGCAACCCGGTGCAACAACAAGCTCATCGGCGCACAGTCGTTCATCGAAGATGACGATGATCCTAGCGACCAACAGGGGCATGGGACGCACACCTCATCCACGGCGGCCGGTAACTTTGTCGTCGACGCGTCGTATCATGGTATGGGAGCGGGCACCGCATCGGGGGTTGCTCCTGGCGCCCATATCGCCATGTACAAGGTGTGCGCCGATGGAGATTGTGATGATTCCGCCATAGTTGCCGGCATCGACGCAGCCATCAAGGATGGGGTGGATGTgctctccctctcccttggcCATATTGGCAGCCTCAGGTTCGATGAAGACCCCGTCGCCATCAGCACATTCCGTGCCATATCAAAGGGCATCGTCGTGGTTTGCACGGGTGGCAACGAAGGGCCCGATTCACATTCCGTGAGCAATGATGCGCCATGGTTGCTCACAGTCGGCGCTAGCTCGGTGGATCGGAGCTTTGACATCGATGTCAGTCTCAGCAATGGCAAGAGCATCCATGGAGAAGGGCTTAGCCAGGTGGCGAAGCCGAGGTCGAAGATGCATCCACTCCTCTACTCCCAAGAACGGGGCAAGTGTGACTACATGGGTAACCATGTCGTCAGTGAGAAGATCGTCGTTTGTGAATCGGATACCACCCATGAGAACATCGACGACATCATGAGTGCCGGTGCGGCAGGAGTGGTGCTACTCAACTATGAATCCTACGGATACACGATCGCGCTTGAGGAATACAACTCCAGTGTGGCGCAGGTGAGCGCAAACGACGGCGCCGTCCTCAGAGCTTACGCGACATCGAGGAGCAGCCCGACGGGCGCCATCTTCTCATACCACAACACATCGCTTGGCGTCCATCCGGCCCCTGTGGTGGCATCCTTCTCCTCCCGAGGTCCAAGCATCGCCATCCCCGGCGTGCTCAAACCGGACATACTGGCGCCGGGGCTCAACATCCTTGCTGCGTGGCCGCCGGAGACGGACTCCATACCGGGACCTTTCAACATCATGTCCGGCACATCCATGGCAGCGCCGCACGTTAGCGGCGTCGCCGCGCTTATCAAGAGCTTGCATCCAGGCTGGTCCCCGGCCGCCATCAAGTCGGCCATCTTGACGACGGCGGACGCCGTTAACAGCACCGGCGGCTCCATCTTGGACGAGGATCACAAGAAAGCCGACGCGTACGCGAAAGGCGCGGGGCATGTGAACCCGGCGAGAGCCGCCGACCCTGGCCTGGTGTATGACCTCGGTGTCGTCGACTATGCCGGCTACATCTGCTGGCTCCACGGCGACCAAGGCCTGGCAACCGTCGTGCATGACAGTAGATTGTCTTGCGCGAAGCTGCCCAAGGTAGCGGACGTGCAGCTCAACTACCCGACGATAACGGTGCCGCTGAAGCCGACAACCTTCGCCGTGAACCGGACGGTGACGAACGTAGGGCCGCCGGCATCGACCTACACCGTGAAGTTGGACGTGCCCAAATCGCTCAACGTACATGTCACCCCGAACAAGTTGGTGTTCTCAAAGGCTGGGGAGAAGAGGACGTTCACTGTGTCGGTGAGTGGCAGGGGAGTTGTTCATGGACAGGGGCATGTGGAGGGAAGCTTGAGTTGGGTGTCGGCAAAGCATGTCGTGCGGAGCCCCATCGTCGCTGTTCCTAATCTCCCCGAATCTCCACCGCCTCTAGAGAAAAAAGGGCTAGGACTAGGAGTGAATGTTTAA